One stretch of Methylopila sp. 73B DNA includes these proteins:
- the pdeM gene encoding ligase-associated DNA damage response endonuclease PdeM produces MIPPRPSKSASEPTITVAGAALVADPLGALYEPGSGALIVADLHLEKGSYFARRGQMLPPYDTATTLGRLARLVAAYQPRVVIALGDSFHDDGGPARMHEADRAAVAELQRGRDWIWIAGNHDPAPPAGLGGEARLTLVLGALTLRHEPTAGAAPGELAGHLHPVAKVAVRGRGLRRRCFATDGARVVLPAFGAYAGGLNVRDQAFAGLFSGDAFTAWMLGDAGVYAFAARGLRPD; encoded by the coding sequence ATGATTCCGCCCCGCCCCTCCAAGAGCGCGTCCGAGCCGACGATCACCGTCGCCGGCGCGGCCCTCGTCGCCGATCCGCTCGGCGCGCTGTACGAGCCGGGCTCGGGCGCGCTGATCGTGGCGGACCTGCATCTGGAAAAGGGCTCCTACTTCGCCCGCCGCGGCCAGATGCTGCCGCCCTACGACACCGCCACCACACTCGGCCGGCTCGCGCGCCTCGTCGCGGCCTATCAGCCGCGCGTGGTGATCGCGCTCGGCGACAGCTTCCACGACGACGGCGGCCCCGCCCGCATGCACGAGGCGGACCGCGCGGCGGTGGCCGAGCTGCAGCGCGGGCGCGACTGGATCTGGATCGCCGGCAACCATGATCCGGCGCCGCCCGCCGGCCTCGGCGGCGAGGCCCGGCTGACCCTCGTTCTCGGCGCCCTCACCCTGCGCCACGAGCCGACGGCCGGCGCCGCGCCCGGCGAACTCGCCGGCCATCTGCACCCGGTGGCGAAGGTGGCGGTGCGCGGCCGCGGCTTGCGCCGCCGCTGCTTCGCGACCGACGGCGCGCGCGTGGTGCTGCCGGCCTTCGGCGCCTACGCCGGCGGCCTCAACGTGCGCGACCAGGCCTTCGCCGGCTTGTTCTCGGGCGACGCCTTCACCGCCTGGATGCTGGGCGACGCCGGCGTCTACGCCTTCGCCGCGCGGGGCCTGCGGCCGGACTGA
- a CDS encoding long-chain-acyl-CoA synthetase, with product MAPWSRLARDWLFLKGVLRALRATMPIGRDRGRVFPHVVADLAAKHGSRTALISEHETYSFAELDARANAYARWAQANGVAKGDVVALMMTNRPDYLACWLGITRVGGVVALLNTNLSGGPLAHCISIVAPKHVIVGGNLAAAYASADPFVSVDPRPTVWLHGAAQGEAAFDGARIDEALSGFSGAPLPTADLPRLTVEDRALFIYTSGTTGMPKAANINHYRLMAITHGFMGAMGVRPNDRMYDCLPMYHTVGGVIAACAPLLAGASVVIRERFQASRFWDDVVATECTLAEYIGELCRYLVHTPPCEAETRHKLRLVCGNGLRPDVWPQFAERFKIPFILEWYAATEGNVALFNLDGTPGAVGRIPWYMKRKFPTKVIRFDVEACEEVRDASGRCVECPPGEVGEVVGRILNDPSKPSMRFEGYADPEATKRKILTDAFEPGDRWFRTGDLMRQDANGYFYFVDRIGDTFRWKGENVATSEVSEAISMFPGVTDVTVYGVAAPGYDGRAGMALLVTEGDLDLAGLHAFLTSSLPPYARPVFLRIGRAIDVTGTFKQRKMDLVREGCDPALVADPLYLAHPTEGRFTPLDAELFAAVAEKRVRI from the coding sequence ATGGCGCCGTGGTCGCGGCTCGCGCGGGACTGGCTTTTCCTCAAGGGGGTTCTGCGGGCGCTGCGCGCCACCATGCCGATCGGCCGCGACCGCGGGCGGGTGTTCCCGCACGTCGTGGCGGATCTCGCGGCGAAGCACGGCTCCCGCACGGCCCTGATTTCGGAGCACGAAACCTACAGCTTCGCGGAGCTCGACGCGCGGGCCAACGCCTACGCCCGCTGGGCGCAGGCGAACGGCGTGGCTAAGGGCGACGTCGTCGCCCTGATGATGACCAACCGGCCGGACTATCTCGCCTGCTGGCTCGGGATCACCCGGGTCGGGGGCGTGGTCGCGCTGCTCAACACCAACCTGTCCGGCGGGCCGCTCGCCCACTGCATCTCGATCGTCGCGCCAAAGCACGTGATCGTCGGCGGGAACCTCGCCGCAGCCTACGCCTCCGCCGATCCCTTCGTGAGCGTGGACCCGCGGCCGACGGTCTGGCTCCATGGCGCGGCCCAGGGCGAGGCCGCCTTCGACGGAGCGCGAATCGACGAGGCCCTGTCGGGCTTTTCCGGCGCGCCGCTGCCGACCGCCGACCTGCCGCGGCTGACGGTCGAGGACCGCGCGCTGTTCATCTACACCAGCGGCACCACGGGCATGCCCAAGGCCGCCAACATCAACCATTACCGGCTGATGGCGATCACCCATGGCTTCATGGGCGCCATGGGCGTGCGGCCGAACGACCGGATGTACGACTGCCTGCCGATGTACCACACCGTGGGCGGCGTCATCGCGGCCTGCGCGCCGCTGCTCGCGGGCGCCTCGGTGGTCATCCGAGAGCGCTTCCAGGCGAGCCGGTTCTGGGACGACGTGGTCGCGACGGAGTGCACGCTGGCCGAGTACATCGGCGAGCTCTGCCGCTACCTCGTGCACACGCCCCCGTGCGAGGCCGAGACGCGGCACAAGCTGCGCCTGGTCTGCGGGAACGGCCTGCGCCCCGACGTCTGGCCGCAGTTCGCCGAGCGCTTCAAGATCCCGTTCATTCTGGAGTGGTACGCGGCGACCGAGGGCAACGTCGCGCTGTTCAACCTCGACGGCACGCCGGGCGCCGTCGGGCGCATCCCCTGGTACATGAAGCGCAAATTCCCGACCAAGGTCATCCGCTTCGACGTGGAGGCCTGCGAGGAGGTGCGCGACGCCTCGGGCCGCTGCGTCGAGTGCCCGCCGGGCGAAGTGGGCGAGGTGGTGGGGCGCATCCTCAACGACCCGTCGAAGCCCTCGATGCGCTTCGAGGGCTACGCCGACCCGGAGGCGACGAAGCGGAAGATCCTGACCGACGCCTTCGAGCCCGGCGACCGCTGGTTCCGCACCGGCGACCTGATGCGGCAGGACGCGAACGGCTACTTCTACTTCGTGGACCGGATCGGCGACACCTTCCGCTGGAAGGGCGAGAACGTCGCGACCTCGGAGGTCTCCGAGGCCATCTCGATGTTCCCCGGCGTGACCGACGTCACGGTCTACGGCGTGGCGGCTCCGGGCTACGACGGCCGGGCCGGCATGGCGCTGCTGGTGACGGAGGGGGATCTCGACCTCGCCGGCCTCCACGCCTTCCTCACGTCCAGCCTGCCGCCCTACGCGCGGCCGGTGTTCCTGCGGATCGGCCGCGCCATCGACGTCACCGGCACGTTCAAGCAGCGCAAGATGGATCTGGTGCGGGAGGGCTGCGACCCGGCGCTGGTCGCCGACCCGCTCTATCTGGCGCACCCGACCGAGGGTCGCTTCACGCCGCTCGACGCGGAGCTGTTCGCCGCCGTGGCGGAGAAGCGGGTGCGGATTTAG
- a CDS encoding ligase-associated DNA damage response DEXH box helicase yields the protein MSTRARVPSAAVLPDRFVRWFAGRGWTPRVHQLELMAHAQGGRDALLIAPTGAGKTLAGFLPTLVEFADRGPSNSHNAGIHTLYVSPLKALAVDVARNLERPIAEMGLPVRVEGRTGDTPASRRKRQKEQPPDILLTTPEQIALLIGDPSAGRLFETVKRVVVDELHALGPTKRGDQLALALARIRALAPDVVTVGLSATVSDPDELRRWLVDPRRGRPLAELVQIAGGAAPDISIHQTDERLPWAGHGGRHALGAIYEEIKRHKTTLLFANTRAQAELTFQELWRINEDTLPIALHHGSLDVGQRRKVEAAMGEGRLKAVVATSTLDLGIDWGDVDLVVHMGSPKGASRLLQRTGRANHRLDEPSKAIMVPANRFEVIECEAARAAALAGEQDAEAAKPGSLDVLAQHVLGVACGGPFDADALFAEVTSAAPYAHVDRATFDDVVAFVATGGYALRSYERFAKIRQTKDGLWRVSNPQVAQSWRMNVGTIIEATTLKVRLAKARRSKAGTVGPGGFGGRVLGEIEEYFVETLTPGDTFMFAGEILKFDALVDTDVYASRSTSDAPKVPTYVGGRMPLTTDVAARVRGIIDDRASWPQLPEQTREWLGLQQRRSLIPEPEQLLVETFPRAGKNFLVAYTFEGRLANQTLGMLLTRRLERAHAAPLGFVASDYCLAVWALRDMSAMIAGDLLSLDALFDQDMLGDDLEAWLEESALMKRTFRNCAIIAGLIERNVIGAKRKTGRQVTMSTDLIYDVLRRHEPDHVLLRAARADASRGLIDLERIVEMLARVKGHMVHKPLSRVSPLAVPVLLEVGREPVYGASHDALLKLAADDLVAEAMAED from the coding sequence GTGTCCACCCGCGCCCGCGTCCCCTCCGCAGCCGTGCTGCCCGACCGCTTCGTGCGCTGGTTCGCCGGGCGCGGCTGGACGCCGCGCGTCCACCAGCTCGAACTCATGGCGCACGCTCAAGGCGGCCGCGACGCTCTGCTGATCGCGCCGACGGGGGCCGGCAAGACGCTGGCGGGCTTCCTGCCGACGCTGGTCGAGTTCGCCGACCGCGGGCCGTCGAACTCCCACAACGCTGGAATCCACACGCTTTACGTGTCGCCGCTAAAGGCGCTCGCGGTCGACGTCGCGCGCAATCTGGAGCGGCCGATCGCGGAGATGGGCCTCCCCGTCCGCGTCGAGGGCCGCACCGGCGACACGCCGGCGTCGCGCCGCAAGCGGCAGAAGGAGCAGCCGCCGGACATCCTGCTGACGACCCCCGAACAGATCGCGCTGCTCATCGGCGACCCCAGCGCGGGCCGGCTGTTCGAGACGGTGAAGCGCGTGGTGGTGGACGAACTGCACGCGCTCGGCCCCACCAAGCGCGGCGACCAGCTCGCGCTGGCGCTCGCGCGCATCCGGGCGCTGGCGCCGGACGTCGTCACGGTTGGGCTCTCCGCCACCGTGAGCGACCCCGACGAGTTGCGCCGCTGGCTGGTCGACCCCCGGCGGGGCCGCCCGCTGGCGGAGCTCGTGCAGATCGCCGGCGGCGCGGCGCCGGACATCTCGATCCACCAGACCGACGAGCGCCTGCCCTGGGCCGGCCACGGCGGCCGCCACGCGCTCGGCGCGATCTACGAGGAGATCAAGCGGCACAAGACCACGCTCCTGTTCGCCAACACCCGCGCGCAGGCCGAGCTGACGTTCCAGGAGCTGTGGCGGATCAACGAGGACACCCTGCCGATCGCGCTCCACCACGGCTCGCTGGACGTCGGCCAGCGCCGGAAGGTGGAGGCCGCCATGGGCGAGGGCCGGCTGAAGGCGGTGGTCGCGACCTCGACGCTCGATCTCGGCATCGACTGGGGGGACGTCGACCTCGTGGTCCACATGGGGTCGCCAAAGGGCGCGTCGCGGCTGCTGCAGCGGACGGGGCGCGCCAACCACCGGCTGGACGAGCCCTCCAAGGCCATCATGGTGCCGGCCAACCGCTTCGAGGTGATCGAGTGCGAAGCGGCGCGGGCCGCGGCGCTCGCGGGCGAGCAGGACGCGGAGGCCGCCAAGCCCGGCTCGCTCGACGTGCTGGCGCAGCACGTGCTGGGCGTCGCCTGCGGCGGCCCGTTCGACGCCGACGCGCTGTTCGCGGAGGTCACCTCCGCCGCGCCCTACGCACATGTCGACCGCGCGACCTTCGACGACGTCGTCGCTTTTGTGGCGACCGGGGGCTACGCGCTGCGCTCCTACGAACGCTTCGCCAAGATCCGCCAGACCAAAGACGGGCTGTGGCGGGTCTCGAACCCGCAGGTGGCGCAGAGCTGGCGCATGAACGTCGGCACCATCATCGAGGCGACGACGCTGAAGGTGCGCCTCGCCAAGGCGCGCCGCAGCAAGGCCGGGACGGTGGGCCCCGGCGGCTTCGGCGGGCGGGTGCTGGGCGAGATCGAGGAGTACTTCGTCGAGACGCTCACCCCCGGCGACACTTTCATGTTCGCCGGCGAGATCCTGAAGTTCGACGCCCTCGTCGACACCGACGTCTACGCCTCGCGCTCGACCTCCGACGCGCCGAAGGTGCCGACCTATGTGGGCGGGCGCATGCCGCTGACGACCGACGTCGCGGCCCGCGTGCGCGGCATCATCGACGACCGCGCGAGCTGGCCGCAGCTTCCCGAGCAGACCCGCGAATGGCTCGGCCTGCAGCAGCGCCGGTCGCTGATCCCGGAGCCGGAGCAGCTGCTGGTCGAGACCTTTCCGCGGGCGGGCAAGAACTTCCTCGTGGCCTACACCTTCGAGGGCCGGCTCGCGAACCAGACGCTCGGCATGCTGCTGACCCGCCGGCTGGAGCGCGCGCACGCCGCGCCGCTGGGCTTCGTGGCGAGCGACTACTGCCTCGCGGTCTGGGCTTTGCGCGACATGAGCGCGATGATCGCGGGCGACCTGCTCTCGCTCGACGCGCTGTTCGACCAGGACATGCTGGGCGACGATCTGGAGGCGTGGCTGGAGGAAAGCGCGCTGATGAAGCGCACCTTCCGCAACTGCGCCATCATCGCCGGGCTGATCGAGCGCAATGTGATCGGCGCGAAGCGAAAGACCGGGCGGCAGGTCACCATGTCCACCGACCTGATCTACGACGTGCTGCGCCGGCACGAGCCCGACCACGTCCTGCTCCGCGCCGCCCGCGCCGACGCCTCCCGCGGCCTGATCGACCTCGAGCGCATCGTCGAGATGCTGGCGCGGGTGAAGGGCCACATGGTCCACAAACCGCTGTCGCGCGTTTCGCCGCTGGCCGTGCCCGTGCTGCTGGAGGTCGGCCGCGAGCCGGTCTACGGCGCCTCCCACGACGCGCTGCTGAAGCTCGCGGCGGACGATCTGGTCGCGGAGGCGATGGCGGAGGATTGA
- a CDS encoding DsbE family thiol:disulfide interchange protein, with the protein MTAPTTPDDRPSPLRRALFALPVALVAVGVWFFYGSLTSGRDPAALPSALVGRAAPQTALPGLKGLLANGAPVAGFSSADLATGQVTLVNVFASWCAPCRQEHPVLMRLREQGVRILGLNYKDTAENARRFLGGLGNPYERVGVDANGRAGVEWGVYGVPETFVVTGDGRVAFKFVGPLTMESAEATLKPQIEKAKAAKPATDKPSS; encoded by the coding sequence ATGACCGCGCCGACCACGCCGGACGACCGGCCCTCGCCGCTGCGGCGGGCGCTGTTCGCGCTGCCCGTCGCGCTGGTCGCGGTCGGCGTCTGGTTCTTCTACGGCTCGCTCACGAGCGGGCGGGACCCCGCGGCCCTGCCCTCGGCGCTGGTCGGGCGGGCGGCCCCGCAGACGGCGCTTCCGGGGCTTAAGGGGCTGCTCGCGAACGGCGCGCCGGTCGCAGGCTTCTCCAGCGCCGACCTTGCGACCGGGCAGGTCACGCTGGTGAACGTGTTCGCCTCCTGGTGCGCCCCCTGCCGGCAGGAGCATCCGGTGCTGATGCGGCTGCGGGAGCAGGGCGTCCGCATTCTCGGGCTGAACTACAAGGACACGGCCGAGAACGCCCGGCGCTTCCTCGGCGGCCTCGGCAACCCCTACGAGCGCGTCGGCGTCGACGCCAACGGCCGGGCCGGCGTCGAGTGGGGCGTCTACGGCGTGCCCGAGACCTTCGTGGTGACGGGCGACGGCCGCGTCGCCTTCAAGTTCGTGGGCCCGCTGACGATGGAGTCGGCCGAGGCGACGCTGAAGCCGCAGATCGAGAAGGCGAAGGCGGCGAAGCCCGCGACGGACAAGCCGTCGAGCTGA
- a CDS encoding heme ABC transporter permease: protein MSLLSAVTSLANPSRFAAFAERLTPWLIGATAVVFAVALYLALVVAPADYQQGETVRIMFIHVPSAWLAMFAYTLMAIASLGVLIWRHPIADVSAKAAAPLGAAFTFLALATGSLWGKPMWGTWWVWDARLTSFLILFIMYLGLMALRAAIEEPSRAAKACAILTLVGSVNIPIIKFSVDWWNTLHQPASVIRAGKPTMDPSILWPLLIAAVAFTLLFTTLHLVGMRTELLRRRVRTLRLTAAASAPTALAPEPAA from the coding sequence ATGTCCCTGCTCTCCGCCGTCACCTCGCTCGCGAACCCCTCGCGCTTCGCCGCCTTCGCCGAGCGGCTCACGCCGTGGCTGATCGGCGCCACTGCGGTCGTCTTCGCGGTCGCGCTGTACCTCGCGCTGGTCGTCGCCCCCGCCGACTACCAGCAGGGCGAGACGGTGCGGATCATGTTCATCCACGTGCCGTCGGCCTGGCTCGCCATGTTCGCCTACACGCTGATGGCGATCGCGAGCCTCGGCGTGCTGATCTGGCGCCACCCCATCGCCGACGTCTCGGCCAAGGCCGCAGCCCCGCTCGGCGCCGCCTTCACCTTCCTCGCGCTCGCCACCGGCTCGCTGTGGGGCAAGCCGATGTGGGGAACGTGGTGGGTCTGGGACGCGCGGCTGACCTCGTTCCTGATCCTCTTCATCATGTACCTCGGGCTGATGGCGCTGCGCGCCGCGATCGAGGAGCCGTCGCGCGCCGCCAAGGCCTGCGCGATCCTGACGCTGGTGGGATCGGTCAACATCCCGATCATCAAGTTCTCGGTCGACTGGTGGAACACGCTGCACCAGCCGGCCTCCGTGATCCGCGCCGGCAAGCCGACGATGGACCCCTCCATCCTCTGGCCGCTGCTGATCGCGGCCGTCGCCTTCACGCTGCTGTTCACGACGCTGCATCTCGTCGGCATGCGCACCGAGCTGCTGCGCCGTCGGGTGCGCACCCTGCGTCTCACCGCCGCGGCCTCGGCGCCCACAGCCCTCGCGCCGGAGCCCGCGGCATGA
- a CDS encoding glucan ABC transporter ATP-binding protein/ permease codes for MSVPPSADRPAPGIFATYVRAIGLLGPERPLAVMLALGNVALALAAFAEPVLFGKVIDRLTRGEADAIPALAAAWGAVALAAIIGRVLVGLHADRLSHRRRLAAMTDAFGHVLTLPLSFHRRTHSGRIVKALTMGANALADVWLSFFRSGLATLVGVVALLPASLALNLWLGLILIGLVVVFGIALIALLRKTQTQQENIEGYHSDLAQHAADAIGNVAVVQSFASVGREMAVVRGVMQRLLDAQMPILSWWAYAAAATPAAGTLTVLGVVLAGAALNAQGLASVGDIVTFAALATLVVARLGDAVALVNMALLNAPRIGEFLALLDAVPEVADRPDARDPGRVRGEVTFDRVSFAYEAGRPTLAEVSFEATPGMTVALVGATGSGKSTTLSLLHRAFDPQEGRVLIDGVDIRDMTLEGLRRNIGVVFQEPMLFARTIADNLRVGRPEATDAELEAACAKAEVLDVVRRLPAGFATVLGERGASLSGGERQRLSIARALLKDPPILVLDEATSALDAHTEQKVQAALDAARAGRTTLVIAHRLATVRSADRVLVFERGRIVESGSFARLAAADGPFAKLVAAQALAHAADPALQEG; via the coding sequence ATGTCCGTCCCACCCTCCGCCGATCGCCCCGCTCCGGGAATTTTCGCCACCTACGTCCGCGCCATCGGCCTGCTGGGGCCGGAGCGGCCGCTCGCGGTGATGCTCGCCCTCGGCAACGTGGCGCTGGCGCTCGCCGCCTTCGCGGAGCCGGTGCTGTTCGGCAAGGTGATCGACAGGCTGACGCGTGGGGAGGCCGACGCCATCCCCGCGCTCGCCGCCGCCTGGGGCGCCGTGGCGCTGGCCGCCATCATCGGGAGGGTTCTGGTCGGCCTCCACGCCGACCGGCTGTCGCACCGCCGCCGGCTGGCCGCCATGACCGATGCCTTCGGCCATGTGCTGACGCTGCCGCTGAGCTTCCACCGGCGCACCCATTCCGGCCGCATCGTCAAGGCGCTGACCATGGGCGCGAACGCGCTCGCCGACGTCTGGCTGTCGTTCTTCCGCTCGGGACTCGCGACGCTGGTCGGCGTCGTCGCGCTGCTGCCGGCCTCGCTCGCGTTGAATCTGTGGCTCGGGCTGATCCTGATCGGGCTCGTGGTCGTTTTCGGGATCGCGCTGATCGCCCTGCTGCGCAAGACGCAGACCCAGCAGGAGAACATCGAGGGCTACCACTCCGACCTCGCCCAGCACGCCGCCGACGCCATCGGCAACGTCGCGGTGGTGCAGAGCTTCGCAAGCGTCGGGCGGGAGATGGCCGTCGTGCGCGGGGTGATGCAGCGCCTGCTCGACGCGCAGATGCCAATCCTGTCGTGGTGGGCCTACGCCGCCGCGGCGACCCCCGCCGCCGGCACGCTGACGGTGCTCGGCGTGGTGCTGGCGGGCGCGGCGCTGAACGCTCAGGGGCTCGCGAGCGTCGGCGACATCGTCACCTTCGCGGCCCTCGCGACCCTGGTCGTCGCCCGGCTCGGCGACGCGGTCGCGCTCGTCAACATGGCGCTGCTGAACGCCCCGCGAATCGGCGAATTCCTGGCGCTTCTCGACGCCGTGCCCGAGGTCGCCGACCGCCCGGACGCGCGCGATCCCGGCCGGGTGCGGGGGGAGGTGACCTTCGACCGCGTCTCCTTCGCCTATGAGGCGGGGAGGCCGACGCTCGCCGAGGTCTCGTTCGAGGCGACGCCGGGCATGACGGTGGCGCTCGTCGGCGCAACCGGTTCGGGCAAGTCGACCACGCTGTCGCTGCTGCACCGCGCCTTCGACCCGCAGGAGGGCCGGGTCCTGATCGACGGCGTCGACATCCGCGACATGACGCTGGAGGGGCTTCGGCGCAACATCGGCGTCGTGTTCCAGGAGCCGATGCTGTTCGCCCGCACCATCGCCGACAACCTGCGCGTCGGCCGGCCGGAGGCGACCGACGCCGAGCTCGAGGCCGCCTGCGCCAAGGCCGAGGTGCTGGACGTCGTCCGCCGCCTGCCTGCGGGCTTCGCCACCGTGCTCGGCGAGCGCGGCGCCTCGCTCTCGGGCGGCGAACGCCAGCGGCTCTCGATCGCCCGCGCTTTGCTGAAGGACCCGCCGATCCTCGTGCTCGACGAGGCGACCAGCGCCCTCGACGCGCACACCGAGCAGAAGGTGCAGGCGGCGCTCGACGCCGCGCGCGCCGGCCGCACCACGCTCGTCATCGCCCACCGGCTGGCGACGGTGCGATCCGCGGACCGCGTGCTGGTGTTCGAGCGTGGGCGGATCGTCGAAAGCGGCTCCTTCGCCCGTCTCGCGGCGGCCGACGGCCCCTTCGCGAAGCTGGTCGCCGCCCAGGCGCTGGCGCACGCGGCCGACCCGGCGCTGCAGGAAGGATGA
- a CDS encoding D-alanyl-D-alanine carboxypeptidase family protein: MLQSPARRAVAWLAATLALVAPASANPLVVADVATGQVLEAQEATVPWYPASLTKLMTTYVVLQAIQNGKLRRDASLVYSARAQAEPPSKMGFQVGQTVTVDDALKMLMVQSANDIAFLLAEGASGSVEGFVAEMNATARRIGMTSTNFVNPNGLPVKPGPDLQRTTARDMAVLATRLYRDFPQWAGLFSLDAIQIGDRILRNHNGLVGRYPGTDGMKTGYVCASGFNVVATATRGSRHLVTVVLGAPTPIERSETAIDAFERGFAATTARGTLASLPDMMAAFPVDLREQMCGKSSAKIRAARKLDPNGHPWRPILMAKTQVNPVMVYATPAPNAPQMAAKPSGLDEDPPAFAPKASTTPALIPGAAVKPGSAKVKPLKAATPQKAKPAAKGPKKTAASTEKKGRVKIELTPKSAGQTLSPGPNAASNSPVAVPGGIYRNAAPAEGKSF, encoded by the coding sequence ATGCTCCAGTCCCCCGCCCGCCGCGCCGTCGCGTGGCTCGCCGCAACGCTCGCGCTGGTCGCGCCGGCCTCGGCGAACCCCCTCGTCGTCGCGGACGTCGCCACCGGCCAGGTGCTGGAGGCGCAGGAGGCGACCGTCCCCTGGTATCCCGCCTCGCTGACCAAGCTGATGACCACCTACGTGGTCCTGCAGGCGATCCAGAACGGCAAGCTTCGCCGGGACGCCTCGCTGGTTTACAGCGCGCGCGCCCAGGCCGAGCCGCCCTCGAAGATGGGCTTCCAGGTCGGCCAGACCGTCACGGTCGACGACGCGCTCAAGATGCTGATGGTGCAGTCGGCGAACGACATCGCCTTCCTGCTGGCCGAAGGCGCCTCCGGCAGCGTCGAGGGCTTCGTCGCCGAGATGAACGCCACCGCCCGCCGCATCGGCATGACGAGCACCAATTTCGTCAATCCGAACGGCCTGCCCGTGAAGCCCGGCCCGGACCTGCAGCGCACGACGGCGCGCGACATGGCGGTGCTCGCGACCCGGCTCTACCGCGACTTTCCGCAGTGGGCGGGCCTGTTCTCGCTCGACGCCATCCAGATCGGCGACCGCATCCTGCGCAACCACAACGGCCTGGTCGGGCGCTATCCCGGCACCGACGGGATGAAGACCGGCTACGTCTGCGCCTCCGGCTTCAACGTGGTGGCGACCGCGACCCGGGGCAGCCGTCACCTCGTCACCGTGGTGCTCGGCGCGCCGACGCCGATCGAGCGGTCCGAGACCGCGATCGACGCCTTCGAGCGCGGTTTCGCGGCGACCACGGCCCGCGGCACGCTGGCGAGCCTGCCCGACATGATGGCGGCCTTCCCCGTCGACCTCCGCGAGCAGATGTGCGGCAAGTCCAGCGCCAAGATCCGCGCCGCCCGCAAGCTCGACCCGAACGGCCACCCCTGGCGGCCGATCCTGATGGCCAAGACCCAGGTGAACCCGGTCATGGTCTACGCCACGCCGGCGCCGAACGCCCCGCAAATGGCGGCCAAGCCGAGCGGTCTCGACGAGGACCCGCCGGCCTTCGCGCCGAAGGCCTCGACGACCCCGGCGCTGATCCCCGGCGCCGCCGTGAAGCCGGGCTCGGCCAAGGTGAAGCCGCTGAAGGCCGCGACGCCGCAGAAGGCGAAGCCCGCGGCGAAGGGGCCGAAGAAGACCGCGGCCTCGACCGAGAAGAAGGGCCGCGTGAAGATCGAGCTCACGCCGAAGAGCGCCGGCCAGACCCTGTCGCCGGGTCCCAACGCCGCCTCCAACTCGCCCGTCGCCGTGCCAGGCGGGATCTACCGCAACGCCGCGCCGGCCGAGGGCAAGTCGTTCTGA
- a CDS encoding GTP-binding protein yields the protein MTDPRLAPIPLTVLTGFLGAGKTTLLNRLLRDPALSDAAVVVNEAGEIGVDHLLVEHAAEGVVALAGGCLCCTLRGDLIETLEGLLRARDNGRIPLFSRLMLETTGLADPVPVLQTLSLHPYLALRFQLAGVVAVVSAVDGAATLAERAEAARQAAMADLVALSKIDVASGPEAAATRAAIAALAPMARVVDAAAVTAGEVLERHDAPKPDLPALPAIHGAVVSVALASEAPLTRASYDLFVELLRSAHAPKLLRLKGLIRLVEEPDRPLVVQGVRHVFAAPRFLDAWPDDDRRTRLVAIGEGLEPDLLAKLYAAFAGRIAPDRPDRAAMTDNPLAPRAGGLLG from the coding sequence ATGACCGACCCCCGTCTCGCCCCGATCCCGCTCACCGTGCTCACCGGCTTCCTGGGGGCCGGCAAGACCACGCTGCTGAACCGGCTGCTGCGCGACCCCGCGCTGTCGGACGCGGCCGTCGTGGTCAACGAGGCCGGCGAGATCGGCGTCGATCATCTGCTGGTGGAGCATGCGGCCGAAGGCGTCGTGGCGCTCGCGGGCGGGTGCCTGTGCTGCACGCTGCGCGGCGACCTGATCGAGACGCTCGAAGGCCTGCTGCGCGCCCGCGACAACGGCCGCATTCCCCTGTTCAGCCGCCTGATGCTGGAGACGACGGGGCTCGCCGATCCCGTCCCGGTGCTGCAGACGCTGTCGCTCCATCCCTATCTCGCGCTGCGCTTCCAGCTGGCGGGCGTGGTCGCGGTGGTCTCGGCCGTCGACGGCGCCGCGACGCTGGCGGAGCGCGCCGAGGCCGCCCGGCAGGCGGCGATGGCCGACCTCGTCGCGCTCTCAAAGATCGACGTGGCGAGCGGTCCCGAGGCCGCCGCGACGCGGGCGGCCATCGCGGCGCTCGCGCCGATGGCGCGCGTGGTCGACGCCGCGGCCGTGACGGCGGGCGAGGTGCTCGAACGCCACGACGCGCCGAAGCCCGATCTGCCGGCGTTGCCGGCGATCCATGGCGCGGTGGTCTCGGTCGCGCTGGCGAGCGAGGCGCCGCTGACGCGCGCGTCCTACGATCTGTTCGTGGAGCTGCTGCGCTCGGCGCATGCGCCCAAGCTGCTGCGGCTGAAGGGGCTCATACGGCTGGTGGAGGAGCCGGACCGGCCGCTGGTGGTGCAGGGCGTGCGCCACGTCTTCGCCGCCCCGCGTTTCCTCGACGCCTGGCCGGACGACGATCGCCGCACCCGGCTGGTCGCGATCGGGGAGGGGCTGGAGCCCGACCTGCTCGCGAAGCTCTACGCCGCCTTCGCCGGCCGCATCGCGCCGGACCGGCCGGACCGCGCGGCCATGACCGACAATCCGCTCGCGCCGCGCGCCGGCGGGCTGCTCGGGTGA
- the ccmD gene encoding heme exporter protein CcmD: protein MTDAHFGYIAASYAIAFAVIAGLILWTALDQRAQRRALAELEARSGRQRPASGPRS, encoded by the coding sequence ATGACCGACGCGCACTTCGGCTACATCGCCGCCTCCTACGCCATCGCCTTCGCGGTGATCGCGGGGCTCATCCTCTGGACCGCGCTCGACCAGCGCGCCCAGCGCCGGGCGCTGGCGGAGCTCGAGGCCCGGTCGGGGCGGCAGCGCCCCGCCAGCGGACCGCGCTCATGA